Proteins encoded in a region of the Halostella limicola genome:
- the rio1 gene encoding serine/threonine-protein kinase Rio1 — translation MTGEFELVDQDNADAPGDEWEELDVSDTEADEIARERDREFDEFRKKIKNSERFKVEASVFDDATFAALYKLVQDGYVDALGGPVSTGKEANVYAALGSGGEVAIKVYRINASDFRDMRDYLVGDPRIDDLGGDKKRVVLAWTKKEFANLKRAQKAGVRVPDPIAVERNALVMEFLGHDGERAKRLGEVHVENPQTAYEVLREYVRRLYDAGLVHGDLSEYNVVVYDGHLVVIDVGQAVTIHHPNAEDFLERDCENVANFFARQGLDVSGEDLLAYVRKNADPRGN, via the coding sequence ATGACCGGCGAGTTCGAACTGGTCGACCAGGACAACGCCGACGCGCCGGGCGACGAGTGGGAGGAACTCGACGTCTCCGACACGGAGGCCGACGAGATCGCCCGCGAGCGCGACCGCGAGTTCGACGAGTTCCGCAAGAAGATCAAAAACAGCGAGCGCTTCAAGGTCGAGGCGTCGGTGTTCGACGACGCGACCTTCGCCGCCCTCTACAAGCTCGTGCAGGACGGCTACGTGGACGCACTCGGCGGCCCCGTCTCCACCGGCAAGGAGGCGAACGTCTACGCCGCGCTGGGCAGCGGCGGCGAGGTCGCGATCAAGGTGTACCGGATCAACGCCAGCGACTTCCGGGACATGCGGGACTACCTCGTCGGCGACCCCCGCATCGACGACCTCGGCGGCGACAAGAAGCGGGTCGTGCTCGCGTGGACGAAAAAGGAGTTCGCCAACCTCAAGCGCGCCCAGAAGGCCGGCGTCCGCGTCCCCGACCCCATCGCCGTCGAGCGCAACGCCCTCGTGATGGAGTTTCTCGGCCACGACGGCGAGCGCGCGAAGCGCCTCGGCGAGGTCCACGTCGAGAACCCCCAGACGGCGTACGAGGTGCTCCGGGAGTACGTCCGCCGCCTCTACGACGCCGGCCTCGTCCACGGCGACCTCTCGGAGTACAACGTCGTCGTCTACGACGGCCACCTCGTCGTCATCGACGTCGGGCAGGCCGTCACTATCCACCACCCGAACGCCGAGGACTTCCTCGAACGCGACTGCGAGAACGTCGCGAACTTCTTCGCCCGGCAGGGCCTCGACGTCTCCGGCGAGGACCTGCTCGCGTACGTCCGGAAGAACGCGGACCCCCGCGGGAACTAA
- the eif1A gene encoding translation initiation factor eIF-1A: protein MSDNEGRKDLRMPDDDEVFATVTNMLGANRVKVRCADGTERTARIPGKMQKRIWIREDDVVLVEPWDWQDEKADITWRYEKQEADQLREEGHIQ from the coding sequence ATGAGCGACAACGAGGGACGCAAAGACCTCCGCATGCCAGACGACGACGAGGTGTTCGCGACAGTAACCAACATGCTCGGCGCGAACCGCGTCAAGGTCCGCTGCGCGGACGGGACGGAGCGAACGGCCCGGATCCCGGGCAAGATGCAAAAGCGGATCTGGATCCGCGAGGACGACGTCGTGCTCGTCGAGCCGTGGGACTGGCAGGACGAGAAGGCCGACATCACCTGGCGCTACGAGAAGCAGGAAGCCGACCAGCTCCGGGAAGAAGGCCACATCCAGTAA
- a CDS encoding DUF7470 family protein: protein MLEKLGAIGVLGIVVILGGLGLIAWADPVVAAGMALVLFGFGLTVKALVSNLLSSFGMGGMM, encoded by the coding sequence ATGCTCGAGAAACTCGGCGCGATCGGCGTCCTCGGTATCGTCGTCATCCTCGGCGGCCTCGGCCTCATCGCGTGGGCTGACCCCGTCGTCGCCGCGGGGATGGCGCTGGTGCTTTTCGGCTTCGGCCTCACGGTGAAAGCGCTCGTCAGCAACCTGCTCTCGTCGTTCGGCATGGGCGGGATGATGTAG
- a CDS encoding cupin domain-containing protein — MEKVSIDDVEPSTFDPENRTHDRRGLTEPLNASNVAVARYVLEPGERFSGALHAHADQEEIFLVVEGEATFRTRDGKVTVGESEAVRFAPGEFQTGGNEGDDPVVAFALGAPKETEDVRIARIPGVGDVACPDCGHDEMRIPDEEGDPLVCPECGGELAVE, encoded by the coding sequence ATGGAGAAGGTCTCGATCGACGACGTGGAGCCGAGCACGTTCGACCCGGAGAACCGGACGCACGACCGCCGCGGCCTGACCGAACCGCTGAACGCGTCGAACGTCGCCGTCGCGCGGTACGTCCTCGAACCCGGCGAGCGGTTCAGCGGCGCGCTCCACGCCCACGCGGACCAGGAGGAGATATTCCTCGTCGTCGAGGGGGAGGCGACGTTCCGGACGAGAGACGGCAAGGTCACGGTGGGCGAGAGCGAGGCGGTCCGGTTCGCCCCCGGCGAGTTCCAGACCGGCGGCAACGAGGGCGACGACCCGGTCGTCGCGTTCGCGCTCGGCGCGCCGAAGGAGACCGAAGACGTGCGGATCGCCCGGATCCCGGGCGTCGGCGACGTCGCCTGCCCGGACTGCGGGCACGACGAGATGCGCATCCCGGACGAGGAGGGCGACCCGCTCGTCTGTCCGGAGTGCGGCGGGGAGTTAGCGGTCGAGTGA
- a CDS encoding tyrosine--tRNA ligase: MDTYDLITRNAAEVVTEDEVEAMAEDPEGKRAYVGYEPSGVLHIGHMLTANKLIDLQEAGFEVTVLLADVHAYLNDKGTFEEIRETAERMQEQFIAYGLDEDRTDFVYGSSYQTDEDYELDLHALQVETTLNRAQRAMAEIQSGETAKVSHVVYPLMQALDIEYLDVDLAVGGLDQRKVHMLARENLPELGYDSPTSLHTPILADLTTGEGKMSSSEGVTISMEDSAEDLEEKVNSAYCPPTRDPEPDDEGNERENPVLQIFEYHVFPRFEEVVVERPDEYGGDLEYEDYETLADDLESGELHPADAKSALADYLDRLIEPGRDKLRS; encoded by the coding sequence ATGGACACGTACGACCTGATCACCCGGAACGCGGCCGAGGTGGTCACGGAGGACGAGGTGGAGGCGATGGCCGAGGACCCCGAGGGCAAGCGGGCGTACGTCGGCTACGAGCCCTCCGGCGTCCTCCACATCGGTCACATGCTGACCGCGAACAAGCTCATCGACCTGCAGGAGGCGGGCTTCGAGGTCACCGTCCTGCTCGCGGACGTGCACGCCTACCTCAACGACAAGGGCACGTTCGAGGAGATCCGCGAGACGGCCGAGAGGATGCAGGAGCAGTTCATCGCGTACGGCCTCGACGAGGACCGGACGGACTTCGTCTACGGCTCCTCGTACCAGACGGACGAGGACTACGAACTGGACCTCCACGCCCTGCAGGTGGAGACGACGCTGAACCGCGCCCAGCGCGCGATGGCCGAGATCCAGAGCGGCGAGACGGCGAAGGTGAGCCACGTCGTCTACCCGCTAATGCAGGCGCTGGACATCGAGTACCTCGACGTCGACCTCGCGGTCGGCGGGCTGGACCAGCGGAAGGTCCACATGCTCGCGCGGGAGAACCTCCCGGAACTGGGCTACGACTCGCCGACGAGCCTCCACACGCCCATCCTCGCCGACCTGACGACGGGCGAGGGGAAGATGTCGAGCAGCGAGGGCGTCACCATCTCGATGGAGGACTCCGCCGAGGACCTGGAGGAGAAGGTCAACTCGGCGTACTGCCCCCCGACGCGCGACCCGGAGCCCGACGACGAGGGCAACGAGCGCGAGAACCCCGTCCTCCAGATCTTCGAGTACCACGTGTTCCCGCGCTTCGAGGAGGTCGTCGTGGAGCGCCCCGACGAGTACGGCGGCGATCTGGAGTACGAAGACTACGAGACGCTCGCGGACGACCTGGAGAGCGGCGAACTCCACCCGGCGGACGCGAAGTCGGCGCTGGCAGACTACCTCGACCGCCTGATCGAGCCGGGCCGCGACAAACTGCGGTCCTGA
- a CDS encoding DUF460 domain-containing protein, with amino-acid sequence MSTRTSALDTVVFGVDVQSGDVRGDAPSYALVVFDGDSIDRDVVTYRKLRRLIESEEPDIVATDNMYELAEDKDALVHFLGALPDGTRLVQVTGAEQPEPLSRVASRHGVPYGKDPMKEAEAAARLAARNVGQEVSAFTDTTEVKVSRGRSTGKGGWSQDRYTRRIHGAVRSRAREVESELDDAGLEYEMDVTEKYGGYSNAVFRVKARPQDIPVSRGRNGDTRTEIERVRRDGIEFRPLAKRRDHVLVGIDPGTTTAVGVVDLDGNVLDVLSTRTADTAEVIEWIVERGRPILVAADVTPMPETVEKIRRSFDAAAWAPVSDLPVDEKQHRTREVGYDNDHERDAVAAALFAFDDHRDQFERIARKVPPRMDRGEITARVLAGEESVETVIDDLTETDEDEEETTEHTPRELTDDEKRIRDLERQVERLQDHVEDLNDTVEEKDARIDELEGKLDAARSEERREVRKDREVTRLERETERLERELETERQRNEELQGKLDRLKELWKLDHSNFSDVAAEKKNLVPVKPVEKFTKGALEAADEAYGLAEDDVVYLRDASGAGRSTAEKLAEVNPRVVLKSGGDLSDVADEILFEHEIPVGPADDVTMQEVDELAVARENEVEAVIDDWEDRAEERRKERKAEELDRLISEHRADRGESD; translated from the coding sequence GTGAGTACCCGCACGAGTGCTCTGGACACGGTCGTATTCGGCGTCGACGTGCAGAGCGGCGACGTCCGCGGCGACGCTCCCTCCTACGCGCTGGTCGTCTTCGACGGCGACTCGATCGACCGCGACGTGGTGACCTACCGGAAGCTCCGTCGCCTCATCGAGAGCGAGGAGCCCGACATCGTCGCGACCGACAACATGTACGAACTCGCAGAGGACAAGGACGCGCTCGTGCATTTCCTGGGAGCGCTCCCGGACGGCACGCGGCTCGTTCAGGTCACTGGCGCGGAGCAGCCGGAGCCGCTCTCCCGGGTCGCCAGCCGGCACGGCGTCCCGTACGGGAAGGACCCGATGAAAGAGGCGGAGGCCGCGGCCCGCCTCGCCGCCCGCAACGTCGGGCAGGAGGTGTCCGCGTTCACGGACACGACCGAGGTGAAGGTGTCCCGCGGCCGCTCGACCGGCAAGGGCGGATGGAGCCAGGACCGCTACACCCGCCGGATCCACGGCGCGGTCCGCAGTCGCGCCCGCGAGGTCGAGTCCGAACTCGACGACGCGGGCCTGGAGTACGAGATGGACGTCACGGAGAAGTACGGCGGGTACTCGAACGCCGTCTTCCGCGTGAAGGCCCGACCTCAGGACATCCCCGTCTCGCGCGGCCGCAACGGCGACACCCGGACCGAGATCGAGCGCGTGCGCCGCGACGGCATCGAGTTCCGCCCGCTCGCCAAGCGCCGCGACCACGTCCTCGTCGGCATCGACCCCGGCACGACCACCGCCGTCGGCGTCGTCGACCTCGACGGCAACGTCCTCGACGTGCTGTCGACCCGGACGGCCGACACCGCCGAGGTGATCGAGTGGATCGTCGAGCGCGGCCGGCCGATCCTCGTCGCCGCGGACGTGACGCCGATGCCCGAGACCGTCGAGAAGATCCGCCGGAGCTTCGACGCCGCGGCGTGGGCGCCCGTCTCCGACCTCCCGGTCGACGAGAAGCAACACCGCACCCGCGAGGTCGGCTACGACAACGACCACGAGCGCGACGCGGTCGCCGCGGCGCTGTTCGCGTTCGACGACCATCGGGACCAGTTCGAGCGCATCGCCCGGAAGGTGCCGCCGCGGATGGACCGCGGCGAGATCACCGCCCGCGTCCTCGCCGGCGAGGAGTCCGTCGAGACCGTCATCGACGACCTCACCGAGACCGACGAGGACGAGGAGGAGACCACCGAGCACACCCCGCGCGAGCTCACCGACGACGAGAAGCGCATCCGCGACCTCGAACGGCAGGTCGAACGCCTCCAGGACCACGTCGAGGACCTGAACGACACCGTCGAGGAGAAAGACGCCCGCATCGACGAACTGGAGGGGAAACTCGACGCCGCCCGGAGCGAGGAACGCCGCGAGGTCCGCAAGGACCGCGAGGTGACTCGCCTCGAACGCGAGACCGAGCGCCTCGAACGCGAACTCGAAACAGAGCGCCAGCGCAACGAGGAGCTTCAGGGGAAGCTCGACCGGCTCAAGGAGCTGTGGAAGCTCGACCACTCGAACTTCTCCGACGTGGCCGCCGAGAAGAAGAACCTCGTCCCGGTCAAGCCCGTCGAGAAGTTCACCAAGGGCGCGCTCGAAGCCGCCGACGAGGCGTACGGCCTCGCCGAGGACGACGTGGTCTACCTGCGCGACGCCAGCGGCGCGGGCCGGAGCACTGCCGAGAAGCTCGCCGAGGTGAACCCCCGCGTCGTCCTCAAGAGCGGCGGCGACCTCTCCGACGTCGCCGACGAGATCCTGTTCGAGCACGAGATCCCGGTCGGCCCGGCCGACGACGTGACCATGCAGGAGGTCGACGAGCTCGCGGTCGCACGCGAGAACGAGGTCGAGGCCGTCATCGACGACTGGGAGGACCGCGCGGAGGAGCGGCGCAAGGAGCGCAAGGCCGAGGAGCTCGACCGCCTCATCAGCGAGCACCGGGCGGACCGCGGCGAGTCCGACTAG
- the rnz gene encoding ribonuclease Z, producing MTMRVTFLGTSGAVPTTERNPSSLMVNREGDRLLFDVAEGTQRQMMRFGTGFAISHLFITHLHGDHVLGLPGLIQTLDFNDREDPLAIHVPKGTRSGVKDLLYAANTRPSFRVRINEVGDGDVALSQSDYEVRAFEVDHRTTALGYALVEDDRKGRFDREKAEELGVPVGPKFSRLHDGDPVELDDGTVVRPEQVVGDPRPGRKVVYTGDTRPTATTVEVAEDADLLIHEATFAEDRAERAGQTGHSTARQAGEIASRANAKRLAMTHISTRYANDVSDHEAQARDAFDGEAFVPDDGRTVEIPYPGGE from the coding sequence ATGACGATGCGCGTTACCTTTCTCGGGACCAGCGGGGCAGTGCCGACGACGGAGCGCAACCCCAGCAGCCTGATGGTCAACCGGGAGGGGGACCGGCTGCTGTTCGACGTCGCCGAGGGGACCCAGCGCCAGATGATGCGTTTCGGGACGGGCTTTGCCATCTCTCATCTCTTCATCACGCACCTCCACGGCGACCACGTGCTGGGACTTCCCGGCCTGATCCAGACCCTCGACTTCAACGACCGGGAGGACCCGCTCGCCATCCACGTGCCGAAGGGGACGCGCTCCGGGGTGAAGGACCTGCTCTACGCGGCCAACACTCGTCCGTCGTTTCGGGTCCGGATCAACGAGGTCGGCGACGGCGACGTCGCGCTCTCCCAGTCCGACTACGAGGTGCGCGCCTTCGAGGTGGACCACCGCACGACGGCGCTCGGATACGCGCTCGTCGAGGACGACCGCAAGGGCCGGTTCGACCGCGAGAAGGCCGAGGAACTCGGCGTCCCCGTCGGGCCGAAGTTCTCGCGACTGCACGACGGCGACCCCGTCGAACTGGATGACGGGACTGTCGTGCGCCCGGAGCAGGTCGTCGGTGACCCCCGCCCAGGCCGCAAGGTGGTCTACACGGGCGACACCCGGCCGACCGCGACGACCGTCGAGGTCGCCGAAGACGCCGACCTGCTGATCCACGAGGCGACGTTCGCCGAGGACCGCGCCGAGCGCGCCGGCCAGACCGGCCACTCGACCGCCAGACAGGCCGGCGAGATCGCCTCGCGGGCGAACGCGAAACGCCTCGCGATGACCCACATCTCCACGCGGTACGCCAACGACGTCTCCGACCACGAGGCGCAGGCCCGGGATGCCTTCGACGGCGAGGCGTTCGTCCCGGACGACGGCCGGACCGTCGAGATCCCTTACCCCGGCGGGGAGTAG
- a CDS encoding AAA family ATPase, protein MDAPLWTDTYAPDLADLPQDDVREYLQKAVDEPLNLVVHGPKGSGKTAAVRALAREVHDDPDNDLVEINVADFFDRTKKEIKNDPRFASFLDGRSGMAKRDMINHVLKESASYAPVSGTYKTVALDNAEGIRVDFQQALRRVMERHHKTTQFVITTRQPTKLIPPIRSRCFPVPMRAPTDDEVVAVLEGIVESEGVDYDADGLEYVAGYADGDLRRAILAAQTTSEAEGEVTMNAAYETLGEVGADDRVKEMLDDAEAGEFTDARSTLDDLLVDEGFSGEEVLDDVLRVARSRYGGDRLAELHRLAGEIDMDLAEGTNDRLHISHLLAEIGR, encoded by the coding sequence ATGGACGCGCCGCTGTGGACCGACACCTACGCCCCCGACCTCGCCGACCTGCCGCAGGACGACGTGCGCGAGTACCTGCAGAAGGCGGTCGACGAGCCGCTGAACCTCGTCGTCCACGGGCCGAAGGGCAGCGGCAAGACCGCCGCCGTGCGGGCGCTCGCCCGCGAGGTCCACGACGACCCCGACAACGACCTCGTCGAGATCAACGTCGCGGACTTCTTCGACCGGACGAAAAAGGAGATCAAGAACGACCCGCGCTTCGCCTCGTTCCTCGACGGCCGGAGCGGCATGGCGAAGCGGGACATGATCAACCACGTCCTCAAGGAGTCCGCGAGCTACGCCCCCGTCTCCGGGACGTACAAGACGGTCGCCCTCGACAACGCCGAGGGCATCCGCGTCGACTTCCAGCAGGCGCTTCGCCGCGTGATGGAGCGCCACCACAAGACGACGCAGTTCGTCATCACGACCCGGCAGCCGACCAAGCTCATCCCGCCGATCCGGTCGCGCTGCTTCCCCGTCCCGATGCGCGCGCCGACCGACGACGAGGTCGTCGCCGTCCTCGAAGGCATCGTCGAGAGCGAGGGCGTCGACTACGACGCCGACGGACTGGAGTACGTCGCCGGCTACGCCGACGGCGACCTCCGGCGCGCGATCCTCGCCGCCCAGACCACCAGCGAGGCCGAGGGCGAGGTCACGATGAACGCCGCCTACGAGACGCTCGGCGAGGTCGGCGCGGACGACCGGGTGAAGGAGATGCTGGACGACGCCGAAGCCGGTGAGTTCACCGACGCCCGGAGCACGCTGGACGACCTGCTCGTCGACGAGGGGTTCAGCGGCGAGGAGGTGCTCGACGACGTCCTCCGAGTCGCCCGCTCGCGCTACGGCGGCGACCGCCTCGCCGAGCTCCACCGCCTCGCCGGCGAGATCGATATGGATCTGGCCGAGGGGACGAACGACAGGCTGCACATCTCGCACTTGCTCGCGGAGATAGGGCGGTAA
- a CDS encoding methyltransferase domain-containing protein, whose protein sequence is MYVLELGGEDDAFAAREAASAATGVSVVGPGLATASALAPDRVRTLAYTHRACEVLGRSDASVAGARALLSASSLDRDGTVAVRARDVRGSSGVDTQAVERELGGVLVDRGFDVDLDDPDHELRALFARGEPSGDADAEAADVCYLGWLTAESVRDYGDRTPTNRPFFQPGSMDPLLARALANVAGAAPGRTVLDPMCGTGGVLIEAGLVGARVLGNDAQRRMVRGSRENLRAFLGDGAEFGIVRGDATRLPFPDGSVDADERSSSSPRSWTVDGVVFDAPYGRQSKIATHDLDDLVAGALSEARRLAPRTVMVADRSWAGVARDAGWEIESSFERRVHRSLTRHVLVLE, encoded by the coding sequence GTGTACGTTCTGGAACTCGGCGGCGAAGACGACGCGTTCGCGGCGCGGGAGGCGGCCAGCGCGGCGACCGGCGTCTCCGTCGTCGGCCCCGGACTCGCGACGGCGTCGGCGCTCGCCCCCGACCGTGTGCGGACGCTCGCCTACACCCACCGCGCGTGCGAGGTGCTCGGGCGGTCGGACGCGTCGGTCGCCGGCGCTCGCGCCCTCCTCTCGGCGTCGTCGCTCGACCGGGACGGCACGGTCGCCGTCCGCGCCCGCGACGTTCGGGGGAGCTCGGGCGTCGACACGCAGGCCGTGGAGCGGGAACTCGGCGGCGTCCTCGTCGACCGCGGGTTCGACGTGGACCTCGACGACCCCGACCACGAGCTCCGCGCCCTCTTCGCCCGCGGCGAGCCGTCCGGCGACGCCGACGCCGAGGCGGCCGACGTCTGCTACCTCGGGTGGCTAACCGCCGAGAGCGTTCGGGACTACGGCGACCGCACGCCGACGAACCGGCCGTTCTTCCAGCCCGGGAGCATGGACCCGCTGCTCGCGCGCGCTCTCGCGAACGTCGCCGGGGCCGCCCCCGGCCGCACCGTCCTCGACCCGATGTGTGGCACCGGCGGCGTCCTCATCGAGGCGGGCCTCGTCGGCGCGCGCGTCCTCGGGAACGACGCCCAGCGGCGCATGGTCCGGGGAAGCCGGGAGAACCTGCGCGCGTTCCTCGGCGACGGCGCCGAGTTCGGGATCGTCCGCGGCGACGCGACTCGCCTGCCGTTCCCCGACGGCTCGGTCGACGCCGACGAGCGTAGCTCGTCGAGCCCACGGTCGTGGACCGTGGACGGGGTCGTCTTCGACGCTCCCTACGGTCGCCAGTCGAAGATCGCCACCCACGATCTGGACGACCTGGTGGCCGGCGCGCTATCGGAGGCGCGGCGGCTCGCGCCCCGGACGGTCATGGTCGCGGACCGCTCGTGGGCCGGCGTCGCCCGCGACGCGGGCTGGGAGATAGAGTCGTCGTTCGAGCGCCGCGTCCACCGGTCGCTGACGCGGCACGTGCTGGTGTTAGAGTAG
- a CDS encoding TATA-box-binding protein, with protein MADPKETINIENVVASTGIGQELDLQSVAMDLEGADYDPEQFPGLVYRTQDPKSAALIFRSGKIVCTGAKSTDDVHESLRIVFDKLRELEINVNEDPEIVVQNIVTSADLGRNLNLNAIAIGLGLENIEYEPEQFPGLVYRLDEPEVVALLFGSGKLVITGGKKPEDAEHAVDKIVSRLEDLGLLE; from the coding sequence ATGGCTGATCCCAAGGAAACCATCAATATTGAAAACGTGGTGGCCTCGACGGGAATCGGACAGGAACTGGATCTCCAGAGCGTTGCGATGGACCTGGAGGGGGCCGACTACGACCCCGAGCAGTTCCCCGGACTCGTCTACCGCACCCAGGACCCGAAGTCTGCCGCGCTGATCTTCCGCTCGGGCAAGATCGTCTGTACCGGCGCGAAGTCGACCGACGACGTCCACGAGAGCCTGCGGATCGTCTTCGACAAGCTCCGCGAACTGGAGATCAACGTCAACGAGGACCCGGAGATCGTCGTCCAGAACATCGTCACGAGCGCCGACCTCGGGCGGAACCTGAACCTGAACGCGATCGCCATCGGGCTCGGGCTGGAGAACATCGAGTACGAGCCCGAGCAGTTCCCCGGTCTCGTCTACCGCCTCGACGAGCCGGAGGTCGTCGCGCTCCTGTTCGGCAGCGGGAAGCTCGTCATCACCGGCGGCAAGAAGCCCGAGGACGCCGAGCACGCGGTCGACAAGATCGTCTCCCGGCTCGAGGACCTCGGCCTGCTGGAGTAA
- a CDS encoding DUF7473 family protein yields the protein MNALAQLDPTAGTPVAVLGTFLAAVAFYSLTAHIAARYVLGDVRARRALLVGVVPAIVSILLQRYGPAVTIAVTLLADFFAIRGAYRLGNRLAGLVALAHYTVTVILGITVYNLIALLGTAPA from the coding sequence ATGAACGCTCTCGCGCAGTTGGACCCGACCGCCGGAACGCCGGTCGCCGTCCTCGGCACGTTTCTCGCCGCCGTCGCGTTCTACTCGCTCACCGCCCACATCGCCGCGCGGTACGTGCTGGGCGACGTGCGAGCGCGGCGCGCGCTGCTGGTCGGCGTCGTCCCGGCGATCGTCTCGATCCTGCTCCAGCGGTACGGACCCGCGGTCACCATCGCGGTGACGCTGCTCGCCGACTTCTTCGCCATCCGGGGCGCGTACCGACTCGGGAACCGGCTTGCGGGGCTCGTCGCTCTCGCTCACTACACCGTGACCGTCATCCTCGGGATCACGGTGTACAACCTGATCGCGCTGCTCGGCACCGCGCCCGCCTGA
- the hisG gene encoding ATP phosphoribosyltransferase, which translates to MRIAVPNKGRLHDPSIELLERAGLHVVDGADRKLYADTVDPDVTLLFARAADIPEYVSDGAADVGITGLDQVREADPDNVVELLDLEFGRCRLVLAAPRDGGIDSVDDLEGGTVATEFPNVARTYFETTGVSPDIVEVTGATELTPHVDMADAIIDITSTGTTLKVNNLAIIDEVLQSSVHLIARDDVLDDPKVEQAETAFQSVLSADGKRYLMMNVPRDGLDDVRDVIPGLGGPTVMDIADENGDEKVAVHAVVDERDVFETITKVKEQGASGILVTEIERLVE; encoded by the coding sequence ATGCGCATCGCCGTGCCCAACAAGGGCCGTCTGCACGACCCGTCCATCGAGCTGCTCGAACGCGCCGGCCTCCACGTCGTCGACGGCGCGGACCGGAAGCTGTACGCCGACACCGTCGACCCCGACGTGACCCTGCTGTTCGCCCGGGCCGCCGACATCCCGGAGTACGTCAGCGACGGTGCGGCGGACGTGGGCATCACCGGACTCGACCAGGTCCGCGAGGCCGACCCCGACAACGTGGTCGAACTGCTCGACCTGGAGTTCGGCCGCTGTCGCCTCGTCCTCGCCGCGCCGCGGGACGGCGGCATCGACTCGGTCGACGACCTGGAGGGCGGCACCGTCGCCACGGAGTTCCCGAACGTCGCGCGGACGTACTTCGAGACGACCGGCGTCTCGCCCGACATCGTCGAAGTCACCGGCGCGACGGAGCTCACTCCGCACGTCGACATGGCCGACGCCATCATCGACATCACCTCCACGGGGACGACGCTGAAGGTGAACAACCTCGCCATCATCGACGAGGTGCTCCAGAGCTCGGTCCACCTGATCGCCCGCGACGACGTGCTCGACGACCCGAAGGTCGAGCAGGCCGAGACGGCGTTCCAGTCCGTCCTCTCCGCGGACGGCAAGCGCTACCTGATGATGAACGTGCCGCGCGACGGCTTAGACGACGTGCGCGACGTGATCCCCGGGCTCGGCGGCCCGACCGTGATGGACATCGCCGACGAGAACGGCGACGAGAAGGTGGCCGTCCACGCGGTGGTCGACGAGCGCGACGTGTTCGAGACGATCACGAAGGTGAAAGAGCAGGGCGCGAGCGGCATCCTCGTCACCGAGATCGAGCGTCTGGTGGAGTAA
- a CDS encoding stage II sporulation protein M, with product MSLQWLRVAAREHRSYVLFSIVLFALGTVGGVAIAERGIDLFARVGLGSGQSVFPSDPSVSFLLVNNTRAFVVFLLGALTLGLITAVGLLGNGILLGYVGAVAAAQEGLGFVVLAIAPHGVLELPALFAASAVAFRLVARTAARVAGRRSSVMTRDEWRRTLGFVAAAWLVLAVAAFVEIYVTFALVEAAYA from the coding sequence ATGTCCCTCCAGTGGCTTCGGGTCGCCGCCCGCGAACACCGGTCGTACGTCCTCTTCTCGATCGTTCTCTTCGCCCTGGGGACGGTCGGCGGGGTCGCCATCGCCGAGCGGGGGATCGACCTGTTCGCCAGGGTCGGTCTCGGTTCCGGGCAGAGCGTGTTCCCGTCCGACCCGTCCGTGTCGTTCCTGCTCGTCAACAACACGCGGGCGTTCGTCGTCTTCCTGCTCGGCGCGCTCACGCTCGGGCTGATCACCGCCGTCGGTCTGCTCGGTAACGGGATCTTGCTCGGGTACGTCGGCGCCGTCGCCGCCGCACAGGAGGGGCTCGGGTTCGTCGTCCTCGCCATCGCGCCCCACGGCGTCCTCGAACTTCCGGCGCTGTTCGCCGCCAGCGCGGTCGCCTTCCGCCTCGTCGCGCGGACGGCAGCCCGCGTCGCCGGCCGCCGGTCGTCGGTCATGACGCGCGACGAGTGGCGCCGGACCCTCGGGTTCGTCGCCGCCGCGTGGCTCGTCCTCGCGGTCGCCGCGTTCGTCGAGATCTACGTCACCTTCGCGCTCGTCGAGGCCGCGTACGCCTAA